The Vannielia litorea genome segment GCAGCACCATGTCGCCCAGTCCGGGGCCAAGGTCGCGCAGCGCCTCGGCCACGCGGGCGCGGCTGGCGGCGGGGCCGTTGGCCGGGCCTTTGCCTGCCTCGATCCGGCCCCGGGTGCCGCCGGTGAGGAAATTGTCCCAGTTCTGGGCCACGCGCGGGCCCATCTGCGCCATCTCGAAATCTTCGCGCAGGCGCTCGGCGGCGGCGACCAGATCGGCACCGAGGAAGGGCTTGCCATCCTTCTCGCGGCGGCGGGCCAGCGCCGTCACCGGGCTTTCGGCGCGGTTGTAGCGGATCTTGCGGGGCTTATCCTCGCCCGCGTCGGCCTCTTCGATATCGGCGTGCTGCCATGTGAAAGGGGTCATCCCCTCAGCAAAGCCGCCTGCCCCGCCCTCGGTTTCGGCCAGCATTCGCTTCAGCGCGGCGCGGCCTGCGGCGGTGATGGTGTAGCTGGCGACCCGGCCGGGCTTGCGCAGGGCGATCCACTCCTTGAGGGCGAAGGCTTGCGCCACCTCCCGGTCGACCACGGCGGTGCGGGTGGAGCGGCCATCGGCAAGGCTGCGCACCACGGCGGCCTTTTCCAGATCGGCGGCCACGGCCAGCACCGCGCCCGATTCCGACAGGCGGCGGAGGATACGGCGACCCTCGCGGGCGACGGTGGCTTCATCACAGATCTTGCGGTCGGGGGTGAAATGGCGGCTCATGCTCAGCGTCTCCTTGGCGGCCCGGGGCTTGCCCGCGGCCTCACACAGGTTGAAATGCACCTGCCCGAGACTGGCGAGAGCCTCATCGACAAGCGGATCGTCACGACGCTGTTCAAATCGCCTTATCTGCCTGAGAATCGTGGAGGCATGGACCCCCTCCGACCGCGCCAGCCCCCGAATGGAGAGCCCCGCCTCGGTGTGTTTCAGGTAGTGCAATGCGCTTCTGGGCACCCATTGTGGCACCGCTGCGGAGTCCTCCAGGTCTCCGATAATCCCGGTCATCCTCGCCGTCCCCTTCGATGTGCCCCTTGTGATCTTTTGTTGGGCAATCTCTGATGTATCAATCTCCAGCACATACACCCTAGGGGCGAATTGGTTACTCAGAAGTTAACAATGCGTCGTAAGGCTCAGCTTTGTCTAAAATTTGTGAAAAATTACTGCCGGTGCGTGCGCTCAATCGCTGATTGCGCAACACCCGTATAGGTTGTGCAACTGTGGCCCCGGCAACTCTGGGAGACCACCATGACAGATCAAACCCCCATTCGCACCGAGGGTCATCAGGCCCGCAAGACCACTGGCCCGCTCGGCGGGCTGCGCCGGCCCAAGCTGTTGATTCGGGCCGCGCGGCTCGGGCTGGCCGACTATTCCCGCACCCGCGATCTGAAGCGGATCATGCGAGTGGCCACCCTTCCCGCCCCCACCCAGGCCGTGCGCGACCTGATCCGCACCGAGGCGGAGATGGAGGAAGGGCGCCAGACCGGGCTTTCGACCTATTCGGTCATACGCCACGTCGAGGTGATGATCGCTCTGCTG includes the following:
- a CDS encoding DUF6456 domain-containing protein encodes the protein MTGIIGDLEDSAAVPQWVPRSALHYLKHTEAGLSIRGLARSEGVHASTILRQIRRFEQRRDDPLVDEALASLGQVHFNLCEAAGKPRAAKETLSMSRHFTPDRKICDEATVAREGRRILRRLSESGAVLAVAADLEKAAVVRSLADGRSTRTAVVDREVAQAFALKEWIALRKPGRVASYTITAAGRAALKRMLAETEGGAGGFAEGMTPFTWQHADIEEADAGEDKPRKIRYNRAESPVTALARRREKDGKPFLGADLVAAAERLREDFEMAQMGPRVAQNWDNFLTGGTRGRIEAGKGPANGPAASRARVAEALRDLGPGLGDMVLRCCCFLEGLEATEKRMGWSARSGKIVLRIALQRLKRHYEEAYGPEAHMIG
- a CDS encoding DUF6477 family protein, yielding MTDQTPIRTEGHQARKTTGPLGGLRRPKLLIRAARLGLADYSRTRDLKRIMRVATLPAPTQAVRDLIRTEAEMEEGRQTGLSTYSVIRHVEVMIALLAEARLLPQETAEG